The following proteins come from a genomic window of Microscilla marina ATCC 23134:
- a CDS encoding SIR2 family NAD-dependent protein deacylase has translation MEKTLEKIKLLCAQALAQDKLITFLTGAGISAESGVPTYRGTDGIWVEGSRNYKPEEFATLRFFKENPAEVWKFVLYRKVSFRDLQPNAGHLALASTEVLLPNNFRLITQNIDRLHIKAGNTQAKVLEIHGNMETVRCSEECSMDVYPFPLDIGTAPYDAKMITQQWEQLKCPDCGSLMRPNVLMFDEYYNERLYKQESAIEAALNTGVLFVVGTSGATNLPHHIASTATYRGSSLVDINIADSAFTDMATSEPDKLVLRGTSGDILPQIKQLIQALV, from the coding sequence ATGGAAAAAACTTTAGAAAAAATCAAGCTTTTGTGTGCTCAGGCATTAGCACAGGACAAACTCATCACTTTTTTGACTGGGGCAGGTATTTCTGCCGAAAGCGGCGTACCGACCTACCGTGGTACTGATGGTATTTGGGTAGAAGGTTCACGTAATTATAAACCAGAAGAGTTTGCCACCCTACGCTTTTTCAAAGAAAACCCCGCAGAGGTCTGGAAGTTTGTCTTGTACCGTAAGGTGAGCTTTAGAGATTTGCAGCCCAATGCCGGACACTTGGCGTTGGCATCTACTGAGGTGTTGTTGCCCAACAATTTTCGGCTCATTACTCAAAACATAGACCGATTACATATAAAGGCTGGCAACACTCAGGCAAAAGTACTTGAGATTCACGGCAATATGGAAACTGTAAGGTGTAGTGAAGAATGCAGTATGGATGTTTACCCTTTTCCATTAGACATAGGTACTGCTCCTTATGATGCCAAAATGATCACTCAACAGTGGGAACAACTCAAATGTCCGGACTGTGGTAGCTTGATGCGCCCCAATGTATTGATGTTTGATGAGTATTACAACGAGCGACTTTACAAGCAAGAAAGTGCCATAGAAGCAGCACTCAATACTGGGGTACTATTTGTTGTGGGTACATCGGGCGCTACTAACCTTCCCCATCATATCGCCTCTACTGCTACTTATCGTGGGAGTAGCCTGGTAGATATAAATATTGCTGACAGTGCCTTTACAGATATGGCAACTAGTGAGCCTGATAAGCTAGTGCTTAGGGGCACAAGCGGTGACATATTGCCCCAAATAAAACAACTCATACAAGCATTGGTATAG
- a CDS encoding putative quinol monooxygenase: MLIRIVRMTFQEDKVQTFVDNFEQIKHKIRGFDGCEHLELWRDANDPNIFVTYSHWQSEEHLNTYRHSALFKEVWAYTKPLFAAKTAAFSVLRVEKV, encoded by the coding sequence ATGCTAATCAGAATTGTAAGAATGACCTTTCAAGAAGACAAAGTACAAACCTTTGTTGATAACTTCGAGCAGATTAAACATAAGATAAGAGGCTTTGATGGATGCGAACATTTAGAGCTTTGGCGTGATGCCAACGACCCTAATATTTTTGTAACCTACAGTCATTGGCAGTCTGAAGAGCACCTCAATACCTACAGACATTCTGCATTATTTAAAGAAGTATGGGCGTATACCAAACCCCTGTTTGCAGCAAAAACAGCCGCTTTTTCGGTACTTAGGGTAGAAAAAGTATGA